The Nasonia vitripennis strain AsymCx chromosome 5 unlocalized genomic scaffold, Nvit_psr_1.1 chr5_random0007, whole genome shotgun sequence genome contains a region encoding:
- the LOC100679651 gene encoding uncharacterized protein LOC100679651 gives MWAEENPHWFIENDRQHRWKVNLWVGIVGDRIVGPIFYDRNLTARRYRNLLRSIRRRLNNNPVALNRMWWQMDGAPAHNAAMIADHLDELFPERWIGLNSPHVRFPPRSPDLTIMDYYLFGNLKRICYAEPTTTADNMKQRIRDACAAIRPGELRRARLQLRQRFRMCIERGGGHFQQ, from the exons GTGGAAGGTGAACCTCTGGGTCGGGATTGTCGGAGATCGAATTGTCGGCCCTATTTTTTACGATCGAAATTTGACAGCCAGGAGATACCGAAACCTTTTGAGGAGTATAAGGCGCCGATTAAATAATAATCCAGTTGCTCTTAATAGAATGTGGTGGCAAATGGATGGAGCTCCAGCTCATAATGCTGCCATGATCGCTGACCATTTAGATGAATTATTCCCAGAAAGGTGGATTGGATTGAACTCACCACATGTTAGATTTCCACCGCGTTCTCCTGACTTGACAATAATGGATTATTACCTTTTCGGTAATTTAAAGAGAATCTGCTACGCGGAG CCAACTACAACGGCAGATAACATGAAACAACGCATACGAGATGCATGCGCTGCAATTCGTCCTGGCGAATTAAGAAGAGCACGATTGCAATTGCGCCAAAGATTTCGCATGTGCATTGAACGAGGGGGTGGCCATTTTCAgcaatga